A stretch of the Arachis stenosperma cultivar V10309 chromosome 6, arast.V10309.gnm1.PFL2, whole genome shotgun sequence genome encodes the following:
- the LOC130935194 gene encoding peroxidase 55-like, giving the protein MKKIWVVLVAMFMISVSKGEGKLVEYFYGQTCPNVESIVTQAVTTKFHQTITTGQATLRLFFHDCFVQGCDASVMIASPNGDAEKDASENLSLAGDGFDTVIKAKAAVEASCPGVVSCADILALATRDVIGLLGGPSYRVELGRRDGLVSKASSVDSNLPKASFNLNQLNKMFSKHNLTQTDMIALSGAHTVGFSHCNQFSNRLYSFQSSSHVDPTLDPNYAQQLKSDCPQQSVNPSVVIALDPQTSFTFDNLYYKNLVSGQGLLESDQTLFTDPASQATVVEFANNQNEFFVAFVAAMRKLGRVGVKTGNDGEIRRDCTTFNS; this is encoded by the exons atgaagaagatatGGGTTGTGTTAGTGGCTATGTTCATGATTAGTGTGTCTAAAGGAGAAGGGAAATTAGTGGAGTATTTTTATGGTCAAACTTGTCCAAACGTTGAATCAATTGTGACACAGGCAGTTACCACTAAGTTTCATCAAACTATCACAACAGGACAAGCAACTCTGCGTTTGTTCTTCCATGACTGCTTTGTTCAG GGTTGTGATGCGTCAGTGATGATAGCGTCGCCAAATGGGGATGCAGAAAAGGATGCCTCAGAAAATCTCTCACTGGCAGGAGATGGCTTTGATACAGTTATTAAGGCTAAAGCCGCCGTTGAAGCCTCATGTCCCGGCGTTGTTTCTTGCGCAGATATTTTGGCACTCGCTACCAGAGATGTTATAGGCTTG CTTGGTGGGCCTTCATACAGAGTAGAACTTGGACGCAGAGATGGACTTGTTTCCAAGGCATCAAGTGTGGACTCTAACCTTCCGAAAGCAAGTTTCAACCTTAACCAACTAAACAAAATGTTCTCAAAACACAACCTCACCCAAACCGACATGATTGCGCTCTCAGGAGCACACACCGTTGGCTTCTCACACTGCAACCAATTCTCAAACCGTTTGTACTCGTTCCAATCCTCGTCCCACGTGGACCCCACCCTTGATCCAAACTATGCACAACAACTTAAATCAGATTGCCCTCAACAAAGCGTTAACCCAAGCGTGGTCATAGCTCTGGATCCCCAAACATCCTTCACTTTCGACAACTTGTATTACAAAAACTTGGTTTCCGGCCAAGGGCTGTTGGAATCAGACCAGACTCTGTTTACGGACCCGGCGTCGCAGGCTACAGTTGTTGAGTTTGCGAATAACCAGAATGAGTTCTTTGTGGCCTTTGTTGCGGCCATGAGGAAGCTTGGAAGGGTGGGTGTCAAGACTGGTAATGATGGAGAGATTAGAAGAGACTGTACAACATTCAATTCATGA